One Brassica napus cultivar Da-Ae chromosome C2, Da-Ae, whole genome shotgun sequence DNA window includes the following coding sequences:
- the LOC106403399 gene encoding uncharacterized protein LOC106403399 → MSMLLRRLSSLGLGKPHVSVRSSLLLHSRGFSTSLLQTPPCRIVLAEPCGGDLGKLVVMNLNELECKDLEKKVPLELVDDEDSKIIIGASGGWIATLKEDGVLRLQDDFNPVASDTNPKRIPLPPLVTLPHCQTKIITNVSVSSSSPEDDEDCVVAIKFLGPQLSFCKPAGKSGKPEWTNIKIENPCFYSSRVMFSKKDNMFRIPGSGGHLIGSWDPYKPSNNPTFQRLRFKNMPKLTKAKQNLMDLCCRSEHLVESRPTGETFLVKQYKKTIKITKAGIARMRTKALMVFKLDNEGNAVYTQEIGDLVTFLSMSEPFCVPATSFPGLYPNSVKFHDFDESGFVGLKSTRVWSRSYTCSAPYYIPPQNII, encoded by the coding sequence ATGTCTATGCTTCTGAGACGGCTCTCGAGTCTCGGACTTGGGAAACCTCATGTGTCCGTGAgatcctctcttcttcttcactctagAGGATTCTCAACTTCCTTGCTTCAAACCCCTCCTTGTAGAATCGTCTTGGCTGAGCCCTGTGGAGGGGATCTCGGAAAACTTGTGGTAATGAATTTAAATGAACTTGAGTGCAAGGATTTGGAGAAGAAGGTGCCTCTGGAGTTAGTGGATGATGAAGACTCAAAGATAATAATAGGGGCATCCGGTGGCTGGATAGCTACTCTAAAGGAAGATGGAGTGCTGCGTCTCCAAGACGATTTCAACCCTGTTGCTTCTGATACAAATCCGAAACGCATCCCACTGCCTCCTCTGGTGACTCTGCCTCATTGCCAAACCAAAATCATCACCAACGTGTCAGTGTCCTCATCTTCTCCAGAGGATGATGAGGACTGTGTCGTGGCTATCAAGTTCTTGGGACCGCAGCTCAGCTTTTGCAAACCAGCCGGTAAGAGTGGTAAACCAGAGTGGACCAACATCAAGATCGAAAACCCCTGCTTCTACTCCTCCCGTGTCATGTTTTCCAAGAAAGACAATATGTTTCGTATTCCCGGATCTGGAGGCCATCTCATCGGTTCATGGGATCCCTACAAACCCAGCAATAACCCCACGTTTCAGAGGTTGCGGTTTAAAAACATGCCCAAGCTCACCAAGGCTAAACAGAATCTTATGGATTTGTGCTGCAGGAGCGAGCACTTGGTGGAGTCACGACCCACGGGTGAAACTTTCTTGGTCAAGCAGTACAAGAAGACAATCAAGATCACCAAGGCTGGTATTGCTAGAATGAGAACCAAAGCTTTAATGGTATTCAAGCTAGACAATGAAGGAAATGCTGTTTACACTCAAGAAATTGGAGATCTCGTCACGTTCCTTTCAATGTCTGAACCTTTCTGTGTCCCTGCTACTTCCTTTCCTGGCTTGTACCCTAACAGTGTCAAATTCCATGATTTCGACGAATCAGGTTTTGTCGGTCTGAAATCCACAAGAGTCTGGAGTAGATCTTATACATGTAGTGCCCCTTACTACATTCCACCACAAAATATTATCTAG